ACGTCGTCCAAGGCGGCCGATGGCGGTGCCGTACTCTTCCACGAGGCGAAACTTACCAACCTTGCTCCGGGAACGACTTATTACTTTAACGTGTCCTCGGGCATGACAACGGACGATAACGGCGGTGCGGGTTACAGCTTTACGACCGAAAGCGAGGCATCTTATGCCGACCTGAATATCAGCCTCAAGCCGAGTTCCTACCAGAATGCTTGTTCCGACTGGGGGAGTTGCCACCAGTTTATCGTGTCGATCAGCAATAACGATACGATCCCGTTCGAAGATTTCGAAATGCGCCTCTACCTGAATAACCCGAACCTTCAGGCGGCAAGCAACATTACGCAGAAGTTCGGTGGTGGCGGTGTCGTGAACGGCTCCTGTACGGTTTCGTTTGGTACGGCGCAATCCGATGGTTTCGGCGGCTATTACCTGCCCATCAAGGTGAACGGCCAACTCGAAGTTTCGGGTCAGTTGATTTTCCAGCTGATATTCAATAATACCGATTTCAAGGCTCTTGAAGGTTCCTGGTCGCTCAGAGCGCATACCGATGAGAACGATCCCGTGTACTTCGAGGGCGTCGACTTGACGCGTGGCCCGGCTTACAGCGGCTCCGAGACATCGTTCCTGGAAACCTATAACGGAGAAAAGGTGATTGCGATGGTGGAAGATCCCTATATCGCAGTCTATTACCATGGAAAACATATTTTCGGTTACGGTCCTGACTATACGCCCGAAAATGGTCCCCAGGTGCATCGTACCGTGACCCTTGACTTCACGAAACCGTTTGTGTCCCCGCTCTACTCTGTCGAAAAGGAAGACTACGCGACAAGTTTCGAGGGCAAGAGCAAGGTGTCTCCCACGGGATTCCTGGATGACCTTGAAATGAACGGCCGCCCGCAGAACTTCTTCTACGACAATGGAAACCGTACCGATTCCTACGTGTTCGGCAAGGATACGGTACTTTCCTACGGCAACAACTACATGGAATGGGTGAGCTGGCATAACCATGGCGCGAACCTGAAGACCGAGAATAAGTACGATTGCGCTTGCGCGGTGGTGCGTAGCAATGTGGAAATCGATACGATTACAACTCCGCTAGAAAAACGCTACCTTGTATTCGACAAGGATTCCTATAAGACTTATCAGACCGCGGCGGGCGGGACGCCCAAGATGGTGGAGGTCCATGTGCGTCTGCTCGATAGCCTTGCCAATCCGCTCGATACGGTGAACTTGACGCTCACCTTGGGGACGACTTCGGGAAATCCGCTTTTCTGGAGCTCTGCCACGGCGACGATTCCTATTACGAGTGTCCAGCTGGTGGGGGGCGAAGCGACCTTCTATGTGAGTTCCGAAGATGTCATGACGACGACGCTCTTTGCCCGTGCGGGAACTTCTACGCAGTTTGACTATGTGCCTGCAAGTGCCGAGCTGATTGTCGAGGAACTTCCGCCATGGCCGATTATTGACATTGCCAAGATGGTTGACACGGATTGCGATAATGTTCCCGATGCAATCCAGATTCGGATCTCGAACGAATACCAGGAAAATCAGTCGTTCAACTCGGTGCAGTTTGTATACAAGAACGATACTGTTACGACGACCGACGCTTCTGTAAACGGCAAGGAAATTCTGGTCAAGATGAACATTTCCGATACGTCCGTCAATACGGCTCCGAGCGGCTCGATTACGCTGTTCTCCAATGTGGCGGGCAAAGTGGAATCGCATACGGATTTCTATCTGGATGGCATTGCGCCTACTCTGCTGGCTGTCGCGGTACTCGAACGCCTCGATACAGCTAGGAGTGACCGTGTGTACATGCAGTTCAGCGAACCGATTTCTTCTCCGGGTACCGAATGGCCGGTACAGCTTTTCGCCACGGATGGAAATTCGATGGTCGATGCTCCTGCAGTCAAGTTCACGCAGCTCTATAACGAGCCTATGAACGTGTGGGAATTTGAAGTCGCGTATGCTGCCGACGGATCGTCGATTGTCACGGAAGGGATGTTTGCCCAGCTGCTTGCAACGAGCGGAATCCTGGACAAGAACGGAAACGGAATCTCGACGACCTGCGGACAGCCCAAGCTTCCGATTACCTTGAAACTCTTGCCGGTCCCGATGGTATACGCCTCGATTTCGGATGCCGACGAGAATGGTGTCGCAGAACGTGTCTATGTCGAATTTGAACGTCCTATCGATGCGAAGCATTACCCGGACAGCATTTCTGTCGTCTTTGGCCGTACCGAACCCGAAACACTGTGGGTGTCTGGTAGCCTGCCCAATTACGCTGCCGACGGCATGACGGCGATTCTCGATTTGCCAACGCCCTTCAGCTATGGGGTCACGAGTGGAACCTATGAAGGCGCTTCCAAGGGAATGAATATCTCGGGTGCAGGGTTTGTCACTCAGCACTTGGGTTCTGGCGCCTCCTACGAATCGAATTCAGCCTTGGCCGAAGACAAGGTTGGCCCGGTAATCGTGTCGGCGACTATTGATATGTCCAAGTCGGATCGATTCGATATGCTTAATATGAGTGTCAGTGAACCCTATACGATTGTCGATTCGTCGCTGGTGTACTACCGCGAAAAGCAAGACAAGCGCGATACGGCGGTTTACAAGCATTCTGTGGAGTCCATGACGTTGAACAAGTTGGGTATCACGGCGGTGTATAGCAAGGAGAACGAACTTGCCGTGAGTGATGGTGACTCTGTGCGTCTGCAACCGAAGGATTTCAGTGCCGTTGTCGATGAACGGGGCAACAGGCCTTCGCTGGATAATCGGTGGGTGCCTATCCTCGCTGGAGGCGAACCTAAGATCAGGTTCCGCGTGAAGCTGCAGGAGCAGGTTTCCCGTTCGGGCGGCTTGGTCCGTTCTCAGGTTCCTTCTACCGACAACATCCGCCTTTACGTCGTGAATCCGTCGACGGGTAAGCTGGACATGATCAGTCACGGCTTGGTGGTGGCGACGGGAATCGACACCTCGGCTATCCAGGGTGCTATCTGGAAAGTGGACATGACGGTACCTCGAGGTTCCTTGAGTGGAGAACCTGCCGCTTGGGATACGCTCAAGATCAAGTATAACTTGCCAATCTATTCGAATTTGGGCAACTACGTGAACCGCCTCGCTGCTTCGTACAACTTGCCGTCGGCGAAGTACTTGTCCAATTCGGGAAAGGTGGTCATGTACATAGAATGGGCGAACTCCGAGGTTGGTCTCCAGTCCGAACAGGGCAGGGCCGTTGCGACGGGTGCCTATATTTACAAGTTCCAGATCGATTGTCGGTTTGTACCTAATAGGAACGCAGATGCCGCTCTTGTGAAGAAGTTCTCGAGCAAGAATTCTTACGACAAGACGGAAACCTTCGGGGTCAAGCGTGTGAGGTAGTATGGCTGAGAGCCTTTATTCCGATTCGCCGTACCTCTTGGTACTTTCGGTGCTGGCATTGTTGCTGTCGCTGGCGTACCCGATGTTGATGAGCAGCAAGATGACGGCAAAGGCTCTCCCGTCTGCGCTTCGGCAAATGATTATAATCAACATCGCCTGGAACTTGGGCGGTGTGATTGGCATTCTGTTCTTTGACGGAACGGTCGAGGTCGGCACGCCGCAATATATTGGGCGAATGATCTTGTTCGGTCTCCAGGCAATTTTCTGGATCAGGCTGACGCTGGTTACCTACAGTATCGGTGAGCTAGTCGTTTTCAACAAACGCAATTCCTTCGGCTACCTGATGTCGGTGTTGAGCGGCGTAGTTGTTTTGCTGTTTACTCTTTTGCTGATTTTTGCTCCGGAAGCGGTTGCTGGAATCACTGTTCTGGGAATGCATCCCTTTGAGAAGGCTCCCATCTTTTCAAGCTTTGCTGTCGCCTATATTTTATTTGTCGCCCCGTTTGGTTTCCTTATGGTGTACCAGCTTTTGCGCGGAACGCTTCATTCGCTTGATGCAACCATTACGCAGACGGGCGGCTACATGGTGTCCTGTTATGCCGTCCTGATGATTCTTGCGGTCCTGTTCGATTTTGTCATTCCGATTGCGAAACATTTCGAGACGGGGGTAGGAAGTTTTCATTTCATGGTGTGGCATCAGTTCCTTAGCCTTTTCTTGGCGGTGCTTAGCGGGCAGTATTACACGTCGGCCCGTTTCCGGGACAAGAGTGCCTACTGGTTCTTGCAGAAACTCATTAGCAAGATTGAAGATGGCGTGATTTACTTTGACGACCGAGGCAAGATCGAATTCGCTAATTACGGAGCTTCCAAGTTGCTTGGGCAGTCTGCCGCAAGCCTTTGCGGTCGCTCGATCAAGAGCCTGTTTCCTCCGAATCTCGATTTTTTCCGCGAGACGGTCTACAGTGACGTGCGTGTTTCTATCGATGGGGAAACGCATGTGCTCAAGATTCATTTTTTCAAGTGTCGCCAGACGCTGATGACGGTTCTGAATGTCGCCTTTTTTACCGACCAGTCCAAGACGCTTTTGCTGCAGCAGAATATCAAAACGCTGAACGAACAGTACGTGGAGTACACGCACGATCTGGTGCGTTACCAGGACCGCCTGAATAAGGAAGCGAGGGTCAAGGCCGAAAAGGAAAACGTGCTGAACACCTTGATCAACGCACTCCCGTTCAGAGTGTGGTACAAGAGCGAACTGGGTGTCTACCAGACGCAGAACCAGATGGACCTGGACAAGCGCGGATCCCGTGGCGGTGCCCGCGATAATCCCGACGATATTTCGGAGTACGAAACCGATGCCCGCGAGAAGGGCGAGGTCAAGGTCTACACCTCTTTCGAAACTGCTGACGGCAAGGAAATTTCCCAGGACGAGGCGAACAGGCTCGCGAAGAACGGCGAACTGGTTCAGACGTTCGACAACATGTACATTCCCATTATCCAGGGGACGGCTCCCTACAAGACTTTGTGTCTTAAGGTTGACATGACGGAGCAGCGCAGGCTCGAACAGGAACGTAACATGCTCCGCGAACAGAAGTTCATCCATTCGAGACTCGAGGAACTGGGTACGATGTGCGGCGCCTTTGCGCACGACTACAACAATATCCTGGGTTCGCAGATCGGCTTCTGCGAATTGGCGATCGAAATGCTTTCTCCGGACAACGATGCCTATGAATTAGTCTGTGAAGCAAAGAAGGCGGCGGAACGCGGAAAAGTCTCTATCGCGGAATTGCTGAACGTGATTCGTGGCAACGCCAATGCGGCAACGCCTGCAATGGTGTTCTCTCCGTATATGATTATCGAGGACGTTGTCAAGAAGATTTCTCTGACTCTTCCGCCCAATATCGTGGTTCACAGCGAAAACTTGGACAAGAAACTGAAAATCAAGGGCATCGTGGCGTCGTTGGACCGCATCATCAGCAATATGGCGAACAACGCAATCTTTGCCATGAAGCAGACGGGTGGCACGCTTACCTTCGGCCTCTCGCCGGTGACGCTCGAAACCCAGCTGGTGACCCCGTACGCACCTCCCGTGCCGGCCGGAAATTATGCCAAGTTCGAAATCGCCGATACGGGCTCGGGGATGGATTCGGGGACCCTGGAACGCATTTTTGCACCGTTCTTTACGACCAAGGCGCCCGGAGAGGGGCTCGGGCTTGGGCTTTCGTCTGCACTTAGGCTCCTAAAAGAGGGTAATGCCTACTTTACGGTGCAGACAACTTTGGGCGAAGGAACTACATTTTATCTATATTGGCCACTGGAAACTGAAACGAAGGAGGACTAGTGTCTACTATCCTGATTATCGATGACGACGAACAGTTCAACCTCATGATGAAAAAGGCTCTTGAAATCAAGGGCTACAACGTCGAGACTGCCAAGAATGGTCGCGAAGCCAAGGCTTTGTACCAGAACAAGACCTACGACGTGATCATCACCGACATCATTATGCCGGATGTGGACGGTTATGAAGTAATCCTGGACCTGCGTCGCTTGGGAATGAGCGACCGTACCATTGCCGTCAGCGGCGGTGGCCGTACCTCGGCCGAAGATTACCTGATGACTGCCCAGCATTTCGATGCCGCTGCGACATTCAACAAGCCCGTAGAACTGCAAGCCCTTCGCGCCAAAGTCGAAGAAATTATCAAGAGTCACGCCTCCTAGAGTAAACGATGAATATCCTGATCGCGGATTTGGATCAGAAGTTTATCGAGGGCGTGGAGCGTTCCTGGTCGGTGCCAGGGACCAATTTGTTGGTATGCCGTAACGAAGCCGGGCTCATGCCCCTCGTCAAGAAGGATTCGATAGACCTTGCGTTTATCGAGGTTCCGTTCCTGATGCAGGACAACATGGACATGGTGAGTTTCCTGAAGGAAAAACACCCTGGAATCGAGATATTTGTGCTTTGCGACGACCGCAACTGGCAGGGTGCCGCCTCGGCGATTACGCGCGGGGCGAACAGTTTCCTGAAAAAGCCAGTCACTCTTTCCCTGCTGGAATCGACCGCCCGCAAAATCCAGTCGCAGTTGCAGAACCGCACGAACAACCAGCTCATGGAATCCCAGGTGCTGGACAGCCTTCTGGGCAATACGCCCGAGATGCGCAAAATTTTGAAGACGGTCTACAAGGTGGCGCCTACCAACAGCACCGTTCTTATTACCGGCGAGTCCGGTTCGGGTAAGGAATTCCTGGCGAATGTCATTCACCGTTACAGCAAGCGTGCGACAGAACCGTTTGTGGCAGTGAACTGCGGCGCCATTCCCGAGAACCTGGTCGAAAGCGAACTTTTCGGTAGCAAGAAGGGCTCCTATACGGGCTCGACGACCGACAAGAAGGGCCTGTTCGAATCCGCGAACGGCGGTACGCTTTTCCTGGACGAAGTGGGAGAACTGTCTGCCGCTACCCAGGTGAAGTTATTGCGCTTCTTGCAAAGCCACGAAATCAGGCGCGTGGGCGAGACCGAACCTCGTTATTTGGATGTCCGCGTGCTTGCGGCGACCAACCGCGATTTGCAGGAATCCATGCAGAAGGGAACCTTCCGCGAAGACCTTTATTACCGCCTGAACACATTCCACCTGATGCTTCCTCCGCTCCGTGAAAGGAAGCCCGCGCTCCCGAACCTGATCAAGTACTTCATCTTGAAGAACAAGGATGCGCAGGGGAAAGAAATTGTCGACCTGGAACCGGCAGCCCTGTATGCGCTCACCAAGTATCCGTATCCGGGCAATATCCGCGAACTGGAAAATATCATCGAACATGCCATCGTGCTTGCCGAAGGTGGCGTAATCCGCTTAGAAGATTTGCCCGAAGAAGTGCAGGAATGCGCCCGCGAAAAGACGATGGCGATTCCGCATATCAAGGGGGAATCCCCGGAACCGATCGAGGCTGAAGTTGAAAGACTACCGGGCATTTCGTTTGAAGGGACGGGTAAGTCGAGTGCCTCGGAACAGAAGTCGGCAGCGGAAGGCGATTCCGAAGAAATCCTCTCGCTTGAGGAGATGGAACGCCGTCATATCCTGCATGCGCTGAGTGTGTGCGGCGGAAACAAGACCGAAGTCTGCAAGCGACTTGGAATTAGCCGTGCGACCCTGTGGCGTAAATTGAAAGAACTCAAGATTATGATGGATGGCGACGATGCCTGATTTTGAAAACCAACAGAACAATTTTGAAGGCCGTCAGGTCCCGATGGATCTTGAGGCGGAACGTTGCCTGCTCGGTAGTATTTTGCGCGATCCGGACGTGATGGGGAGTGCCATCATGACCATCAAGGACGAAAGCTTTTTTTATCTGGAAAAGCACCAGCTGATATGGACAGCCCTCTGTACGCTCAACCGTAATGTGACTCCGATCGACTTGGTGACTTTGGCCTCGGAACTCGAGACCATGAACAAGCTAGCACTCGTGGGTGGCCGCGAATACTTGTTTGAACTCATGGAATCGGTTGCGTCTTCGGCGAATACGGAATGGCATATCGAGCTGTTGCGCAAGAAGGCGACTCTCCGCAAGCTGATCAAGTCGTCTTCAACGATTATCAAGAATGCAATGGATCCGGCGGCGTTGCCTGACGAAGTCTTGCAGGATGCCGAACGTGATATCTTTGCGATTGCCGACGACCAGATCAAGGATTCTCTCAAGCCGATCCAGAGCTTCGTGACTCCGCTCCTGGAACGCCTGAATAACCGCAAGGATGGCATTACGGGTATTCGTACGGGAATTTCGGAACTCGATGAACTCACGAACGGTCTCCAGAATTCCGACTTGATTATTCTGGCGGCGCGTCCGGGTGTGGGTAAGACTTCTTTTGCCCTGACGATTGCGGCGAATGCGGCCATCAACTACCACCACAACGTGGCGTTTTTCAGTCTCGAAATGGACGGAGTGCAGCTTGCCCAGCGTCTGCTTTGCTCCCAGGCGCAGATCGACCAGAGCAAGCTCCGTAACGGTTACCTGAACAGTGACGAAAAGAAGAAGCTAATCGCGGCCGTGTCGCCTATCCAGCAGGCTCCGCTCTATGTCGACGACAACGCGGACCTCGGCATCATGGAACTCATGAGCAAGGCGCGCCAGCTCAAGCGCAAGGGAAAACTTGACCTGCTGATTATTGACTACCTGCAGCTGATGAAAACCGGCAAGGAAGAAAACCGTGCGGTCGCCATCGGTGCGATTTCGCGTGGCTTGAAAATTCTCGCGAAGGAAATGCAGATTCCCGTGATTGCGCTTGCCCAGCTTAGCCGTAAGGTCGAAGAAAAGGGACGCGAACGCCCGCAGCTTTCCGACCTTCGTGAATCGGGTTCTATCGAACAGGACGCCGACATGGTGTGGTTCGTGGAACGCAAGTTCGTGCAGACCCACCGCGAAGAAGATAAACATTCTGCAGAACTTATCGTGGCGAAACACCGTAACGGTTCCGTCAAGGACATCCCGATGACGTTCATTCCGGAATACACCACATTCTACGACGCAGCCCCCGAAGGCGAAGAGGGTGGCGAGGCCTATGCCTACGACGACTCCGGCGACATGGGCGCAACCGATTTCGGAAGTTTCTAGGAAATTGCGTATGTCGATTGTTTTGCTCCCCTTTGCCTGGCTTGGAAAGATTATCGTGACCGGTATTGCCAATATCGGTGAAGTGGTGTGCATCCTGTTGAACACGCTGAAACAGTTGCGCTATATCCATAAGAATCCGTCGCTGATTGTAAAGCAGATGATATCGATTGGCGTGTCGTCGCTTCCACTGCTGTTCGTGACCTCCATTTTTACGGGCATGGTTGCGACGGTACAGGCAGAATTTGAATTTCACAATCTGGTTGCAGACAAGTTTGTGGGAACGGCCGCTTGCAAGATGATCTTGATCGAACTTGGACCACTCCTCACGGCGATTGTGCTTTCGGGCCGCGTGGGCTCTGCCGTGGCGGCAGAACTCGGTTCCATGAAAGAAAAGGAAGAATTGGCTGCTTACACGGTGCTCGGACTTGAACCATACCGTTACTTGGCTCTCCCGCGTTTTGTGGCTTTCTTTACGATGGTGCCCTGCCTTACGGTGATTTCGAATGCGCTAGCCATTATAGGTGGTTGGATCGTGTGCGTACTTGGTCTTGACATTACGACCTATACCTACGTGACCGGGATGCAGTACCTGTTCGACCCGATGGACCTGTGGTCCGGTGTGCTCAAGTCGTTTGTCTTTGGAACCTTGATTTTCTTGCTGGGTTACTACCACGGCATCAATGCCAAGGCGGGTGCCCGAGGCGTGGGAATTGCCACGATGAGCGTGGTGGTTTCCAGTTGCCTTATGATTTTGATTGCTGACTTTGTGATGGACGCCATCCTGTTCTTCTAAGGTAATATTATGCCTAACGTAAAAATCGACCCGAACGATATTGCCATTCGCCTCAAGGGACTCAAGAAATCCTTTGGCCCGCAGGATGTGCTTTGCGACGTGAACCTTGACATTCGCCGTGGCGAGACGATGGTGATTATCGGCAAGTCCGGTGGCGGAAAGTCCGTGATTCTTAAGCACATGATTGGCCTGTTGCAGCCGGACGGCGGTGAGGTGACTGTGGACGGCGTGACGATCAGTACGCCGAAGTTTTTCGATACGCATACGATCCGCCGCAAGATGGGCATGCTTTTCCAGATGGGTGCGCTCTTTGACTCGATGGATACCGGCGAGAATATCGCGTTTGCCCTGCGTGAACATCACCCGGAACTTTCCGAGAAGCAGATTCAGGATGTGGTCACCGAAAAACTCCAGATGATTAACCTGGTGCCCGAATTCCGTACCAAGATGCCGTCTGAACTTTCGGGTGGTATGCGCAAGCGTGTTGCCTTGGCCCGTGCGATTGCACTGAATCCTGAAATCCTGTTGTACGACGAACCGACGACCGGTTTGGACCCCATTACGAGCGATGTGATTAACGACTTGATTCTCGATATGCAGAGCAAGCTCGGGGTGACGTCTGTGGTGGTGACGCACGACATGGTGAGTGCCTTCAAGGTGGCCGACCGTATCGCGATGCTTTACAACGGCCGCATTATCGAGGTGGGGACGGTGGACGAAATCAAGAACACCAGCAACCCCTACGTGCACCAGTTTATTACCGGACAGCGCAAGATTTCCGTGGAAGAGGGCGAAGCGTAAAGGCTTTCCCGGCTGTTTCCACATCGTCATTCTCGACGGAGCGAAGCGACGGAGGGAATCCATTGAATCATTCGTCGGTTGGATCCCGTTCGCCTCTTCGAGGCTCCAGGATGACTCTCCTAGAACCGTAACGGAATGCCCCCGCGTCGTCATTCTCGACGCGCCTGCTTCGGCAAGGATGTTGTACTCGCATCGTCATTCTCGACGGAGCGAAGCGACGGAGGGAATCCATTGAATCATGCGTCGGTTGGATCCCGTTCGCCTCTTCGAGGCTCCAGGATGACACTCCTAGAACCGTAATGGAATGCCCCGCCTCGTCATTCTCGACGGAGCCTGCTTCGGCAAGGATGTTGTACTCGCATCGTCATTCTCGACGGAGCGAAGCGATGGAGGGAATCCATAACTTGAGGTTCTGCTTGACATTTTGTTTAGTAATGTTTACATGTCGGTGGTGTGTATGTAAAAAATATGTGTTTTTAAGCACGAATTTATCACCAAGTGTAACGCTTTTGATTTGAATAATGTATTTTTCGGACAAAGAGGTTTTATATGAACAAGAAACTTTTGTCAGGACTTGCATTGGTGTCGGTTGCTGCGACCGGTTTTTGGGCTTGCGGCGAAGGTAATATCAATGGCAAGGATTTGAATGACGATATCGCGATGGCTTCCAATGATCAGGACTTGCAGACTTTAAAAGACAACGCCCTTGATGAATGTCGTATGACCCCGGACTGCTATGCGAAGTATCAGGGCTATTTGGAAGGAACCGAAGTTCCGACTTCGGTTGACAATCCGGTTCCTGACGTAAATTCCTCGAACTCTAATGGCGGCGGCAATTCGTATACGATGCCGAATGTGTCTTCTTCCATCAAGATTGCCCGTAGTTCTTCGTCGATCAATATTATTGATAATCCGGTTGAGTCCTCTTCTGGCGCAGCCCCGATTACCGACGATTCGTTCGGTACTTGCGCACCGCTTAAGAATCCCATTAACAAGGGTGAAAAGGTCCAGTGGCAGTTTAAGGCAAACTCGAAGTATCCTGGTTTTGACGCTTTGAAGATTGCCAAGGCGACTTATACTTGGTCCTTTGCTGCTGGTGCCGTGGATGATGGCACGGGCAAGGGCACCACGAGTGGCAATATTACCTATGCAAACTCCGGCGCAACGACAGCCTCTGTTACGGTGCTGTATGATGGCACTCCGATCAGCGTTGCCTGCGATCCGCTGCAGGTGAATGGAGCTGCAATTACGGGTTGTACTTGCGAACCCGATGTTGCTATTCCGGATGTTGCAAATGGCCCGGTCACTGTTACATGGTCTGTATCTAAGTGTGCTACTGTTGGCGCCACGATTACTGGTTATGAATGGACAGGTGCTACTGGAACGGGCGAATCTGCTACCGCAGCATTCTCCGAAAAAGACCAGGAGATTACTCCGACAGTGGTTGTTTCCAACGATGACAATACCAAGCAGTCTTTTACTTGCTCGGCAGTGAAGGCTATCGATGCAAGCAAGCCTGACTATGAATTTACGGATCAGGGAAATACAAACGCTATTCCGTTTGTTGGCAATGTGGATGCTACTGTAGTGTTCAATCTTCCGTCGGGTTGGCATGGCGCTGGTGATGCTGGCACATGTACCTTTGCTTGCCAGGTTGATAGAGGTGGAACTGGTGATGGAAAAATTACGGGATCTATTGGTACAGTTGAAATTGTTGGTGGTGACTATGTTACTGCAACGATCGATGTTGCCAATACTATCGGTGGTAAGTCCCTGCCGTTTGTCTTGAATGTTGGATCCAATGCCGGCGCGTCCTGCTTCGTTGCTTGGTAATCCACTAAAACTCTAATTTCAGAAAAGCTCCCTCCGGGGAGCTTTTCTTGTATATGTACAATCATTGATTGTCCCGAATATTGTCTATTGAATAATTTGCTATTGAAAGAAATGGCTGTCAAAAAACTTGACACTACCAAACACAAGGGTCTCCCTGCAGGGAAGCCGTTGTTCTGTTCGCTCGTAGTTCAGTCTGCTCTTTATTCAGTCCATTAGAATTAGACGCACATTCAAAACCATATACAAAAAAAAGCAAGTCCTTGGACTTGCTTCTGAATGCTTTTCAATGAAACTGTAATTTCTACTTTTTGGTAGTCTTTACGGCGTTCCAGACCATGTAGCCGATAAAGAGGGCGCCGAAGGCGAGGAGGGCGATGGCGAGCTCGGAATTGTATTTCTCGATAATGTCCTTCTGGCCGTGGGCGAGGTAGCCGAGGCCCGCAAGGACACAGTTCCAGATGGTGGCGCCCAGGAAAGTGTACAGGGTGAATGGAATCAGCTTCATGTTCGCGATACCCGCCGGGATAGAAATCAGCTGGCGGATCACGGTGATGAGGCGGCCCACGAACGTAGAAATGGCTCCGTGTTCACGGAAGTAATTTTCTGCCTTTTCGAGCTTCTGCGTGTCCAGCAACAGGAAATGTCCTAGACGGCTGTCGGCGAATTTGTAGATAATTGGTCGACCGAGGAACTTGGCGAGGAAGTAGTTGATGTACGCTCCGACGAGGGCGCCTGCGCTTGCGGCGATGACAATCAGCACGATGCTGAGCCCCGAGCCCGGCTGCAGCGCCTTGTAGGCGGCGGGGGGCACCACGAGCTCCGACGGGAATGGAATGAATGAACTTTCGACGGCCATCAGGAGGGCGATGGACCAGTAATTCAGATGCTCGTTATACCAGTCAATAATCTGGGTGTAGATTCCCGTAGATTTGACCGGGGCCGCTTGGGCGACTGTATCGGCTACGGTGGGCTCGGCGAATGCCGCTACTGCGAACAAGCTAATAAGTGCTAAGGCGAAAAATTTTTTATTCATGAGGCCAAATATAGAAAGAAAAAGAAACCCCTGACGCGTTGTCAGGGGGTATCAAAGGTTTGTAGAAAAGTCTTACTTTTTCTTCTTGGACTTTTTGTTCTTTTTCTTGGCGGCTTTCTTATTCGCCTTCTTGGAAGCCTTCTTGTTCTTGG
This genomic stretch from Fibrobacter sp. UWH4 harbors:
- a CDS encoding ABC transporter ATP-binding protein, with product MPNVKIDPNDIAIRLKGLKKSFGPQDVLCDVNLDIRRGETMVIIGKSGGGKSVILKHMIGLLQPDGGEVTVDGVTISTPKFFDTHTIRRKMGMLFQMGALFDSMDTGENIAFALREHHPELSEKQIQDVVTEKLQMINLVPEFRTKMPSELSGGMRKRVALARAIALNPEILLYDEPTTGLDPITSDVINDLILDMQSKLGVTSVVVTHDMVSAFKVADRIAMLYNGRIIEVGTVDEIKNTSNPYVHQFITGQRKISVEEGEA
- a CDS encoding DedA family protein: MNKKFFALALISLFAVAAFAEPTVADTVAQAAPVKSTGIYTQIIDWYNEHLNYWSIALLMAVESSFIPFPSELVVPPAAYKALQPGSGLSIVLIVIAASAGALVGAYINYFLAKFLGRPIIYKFADSRLGHFLLLDTQKLEKAENYFREHGAISTFVGRLITVIRQLISIPAGIANMKLIPFTLYTFLGATIWNCVLAGLGYLAHGQKDIIEKYNSELAIALLAFGALFIGYMVWNAVKTTKK